A region from the Aphis gossypii isolate Hap1 chromosome 1, ASM2018417v2, whole genome shotgun sequence genome encodes:
- the LOC114133092 gene encoding protein FAM177A1-like isoform X1 → MSSKSLLLKEKPFVNMEDINIQIEPCKTYFSDGCVETAGTDETDLLRGESKINSSESTNNWPSWLIKQSAVIGSSALNTVDYLGESLANFFGITTPKYQFEINYHNNIMQEINAEKIVNEENMKGWTQQPQKCTITAEPC, encoded by the exons ATGTCatcaaaatcattattgttaaag gaGAAACCATTTGTCAACATGGAAGACATCAATATACAAATTGAACCgtgtaaaacttattttagtgACGGATGTGTTGAAACTGCAGGAACTGATGAAACAGATTTACTAAGAGgagaatcaaaaattaattcaagtgAATCT ACTAATAATTGGCCATCGTGGTTAATTAAACAATCAGCAGTAATTGGATCTAGTGCATTGAATACAGTTGATTACCTTGGTGAATCTTTGgcaaatttttttggtatcACTACGCCTAAATAtcagtttgaaattaattatcacaACAACATAATGCAAGAA attaatgcggaaaaaattgtaaatgaagAAAATATGAAAGGATGGACTCAACAACCTCAAAAATGTACTATAACAGCAGAACCGTGTTAA
- the LOC126555924 gene encoding uncharacterized protein LOC126555924, producing the protein MDINKSCYITIEEDIEIKNKKKMYSYTEIRNLMLLSIVVLSLITIILYIIQLEDRKYQQMPGWKDEGRNSSNIESNGGSLNHLLTIIQKSISTDPGPSAIKNSYNLIINNNYYNGT; encoded by the exons atggacaTAAACAAATCTTGTTACATTACA ATTGAAGAAGATATcgaaataaagaataaaaaaaaaatgtactcgtATACAGAAATACGGAATTTAATGTTACTTTCAATTgtagtattatcattaataacaataatactatatattatccaATTAGAAGATCGTAAATATCAACAGATGCCG ggaTGGAAAGACGAAGGCCGTAACTCAAGTAATATTGAGTCCAACGGAGGAAGTCTGAATCATCTTTTAACAATCATACAAAAATCTATCTCGACAGACCCCGGCCCCTCAGCAATAAAAAATAGCTacaatctaataattaataataattattacaacggTACATAG
- the LOC114133092 gene encoding protein FAM177A1-like isoform X2, translated as MEDINIQIEPCKTYFSDGCVETAGTDETDLLRGESKINSSESTNNWPSWLIKQSAVIGSSALNTVDYLGESLANFFGITTPKYQFEINYHNNIMQEINAEKIVNEENMKGWTQQPQKCTITAEPC; from the exons ATGGAAGACATCAATATACAAATTGAACCgtgtaaaacttattttagtgACGGATGTGTTGAAACTGCAGGAACTGATGAAACAGATTTACTAAGAGgagaatcaaaaattaattcaagtgAATCT ACTAATAATTGGCCATCGTGGTTAATTAAACAATCAGCAGTAATTGGATCTAGTGCATTGAATACAGTTGATTACCTTGGTGAATCTTTGgcaaatttttttggtatcACTACGCCTAAATAtcagtttgaaattaattatcacaACAACATAATGCAAGAA attaatgcggaaaaaattgtaaatgaagAAAATATGAAAGGATGGACTCAACAACCTCAAAAATGTACTATAACAGCAGAACCGTGTTAA